One Ooceraea biroi isolate clonal line C1 chromosome 6, Obir_v5.4, whole genome shotgun sequence genomic window carries:
- the LOC105286650 gene encoding protein archease-like: MDGLSEEDLEIPPAKYEYLDHTADVQLHAWGDTLEEAFEQCAMAMFGYMTDLGRVQITQVHHVEAEGHDLQSLLFHFLDELLFMFSAEPFIVSKRVKITEFDVQNFKIKATAYGEEFTIGKHTQEAEVKAITYSAMAIHDRPQLNQAEVFVIVDI; the protein is encoded by the exons ATGGACGGATTGTCGGAGGAGGACTTGGAGATACCGCCTGCCAAATATGAAT ATCTCGATCACACCGCGGACGTGCA ATTGCACGCGTGGGGCGACACGTTGGAGGAGGCCTTCGAGCAATGCGCGATGGCCATGTTCGGCTACATGACGGACTTGGGCCGCGTGCAAATCACGCAGGTCCACCACGTGGAAGCTGAGGGTCACGATCTTCAGAGTCTGCTTTTCCATTTTCTAGACGAGCTACTGTTCATGTTCAGCGCCGAGCCATTCATCGTCTCGAAG AGAGTAAAAATCACGGAGTTCGACGTGCAGAATTTCAAGATCAAGGCGACCGCATACGGCGAGGAGTTTACAATCGGCAAGCACACGCAAGAGGCCGAGGTGAAGGCCATCACGTACTCGGCGATGGCGATCCACGATCGTCCGCAGCTGAATCAGGCCGAAGTCTTCGTGATCGTTGACATATGA